The DNA sequence GCTCTCATCCAGCAACGTGACATCAAAAATGGCCACGTCGTGGCCGCCCCCGCTGTGGTAACGCACGTGGCTGAGCAGTTTTGCCGGCAACGAGCGATACATGCGGAATCGGCCATAGGAAAATGGAATGTAAAAGTCCTTCTCCTTGTCGAACCCGGGAATCAGCGACTGGGCGCCTCCGGTTGCCATGTCGAGAAGGGCCGGATGACACCGGAAGACGTCCAGCTCGGACGCAAATGATTCCGGGATCTCCAAGCTGACCAATGCTTCAGACTCCCCGTAATCGATCCGTCGCAAGTTCGCCCAGCGAGGACCGAAATCCATAAAGGTTTGGTTCAGGAAGCCATCCAGAACTTCGGTTCGCCGGCGACAACGCCCCCGGAGGATCGAGATGGCATGGGTGGGCAAGGGCTCGGCGGGCAGGCTGCGCACCTTCCCTGTGCTGTGCAACTCCATCGAGGGAACCGATTCAAGTTTGAAGTCGGCACCCGATTCCTTGCGGTGAAACGTAAGCCGCAGCTCGCGTGGGGTTGCTGATTTAACGGGAAAAGGAGCCAGGAACAAGACGTCGGAAAGCTCCACCCCGTCGGACTTGGAAACCTGAGCCCACGCCGCCCGAACCAGCTCGATGAAGCCGGTTCCGGGGATCAAGGCATCCCCGCCCTTCACGACGTGCTCCGACAGAAGCCAGTGCTTCTCCCGGGAAAACATCGTCTTGAAAACCACATCGCGATGCGGGGTTTCGTGGAAGCTATCCCAGAACGGGTACTGGCTCTTTTGGAAGGCGATGGGATCCGGCTCCCGGGCCAGGGCCTGTGGGTGACCCGCGATGGCGCTGGCCATGCCGACCTGCTGCCAGGCGCTCCAATTGATGGAGATAGTCCGCAAACCGTCCTGCCAGGTCCGCTTTCGCGCAAAGGCGTCGAGGAAGGCATTGGCAGCCGTGTAGTCGACCTGTCCGGGAAGCCCGAGGAACGAGCTCACCGACGAGCAGAGCGCGAGAAAATCCAGCTTCGTCCCCTGCAAGGCCGCCTGGAGCACCAGTGCTCCCTTCACCTTGGGCAAGATCACCCGATCCGCCTCCGCACGAGTCTTCAACTGGATCAGTGAATCCTGCAGAATACCAGCCGCATGAACCACGCCCTGCAGGGAGCCAAAGCGCTTGAGGGTCAGCGCCACCGCGCGCTTCATCTGATCCACATCCGTGACATCGGCGGTGAGGGGCAAAACCTCGCCACCCAGAGACTCCAGCAGCTGGATCTTGCGAATGGCTTTCGAGGTGGCGTCCTGATCGTTGTGCTCGGACAGCCACCCCGCGTAGGCCTCTCTGGCGGGCAGAGCGCTGCGACCGAGCAAGGCGACCTTGGCACGGCAAGACTGAACCAGATGTTTGGCCAACTCGAAACCGATGCCACCCAGTCCGCCCGTGATGAGATACACTCCCCCGTCACGGAGCCGCGCCTCGATCGGGGCCGCCGTATCAATTCGAACAGGATCGGTGGACTGCACCCACCGGTCGGGACCACGCCACGCGACCAGCGACTCGTGGGTCGTGCTGAAGCACTCCGAAAGGATTTGTCGAGCAACCGTCTCCGACTGGCCGGCGGAAGCCGGGGTCCAACCCACATCCACCACTCTCGCCGAGATGTGCGGAAACTCATGGGGGATGACCCGCACCGGTCCCAGGACCAGGCTCTTCTCAGGCGCCAATGAACTCTCGCCCGCGATCTGCTGCCCCCCATTGGACACCACCGTCAATCGCAGCGGATCCTCCTCGGCCGCCAAAGCCTGCGCCAGATAGAACAGGCTGTAAAAATTGAGATTCAGGGCGGAATCGAGCTTGGCGAGAGGATCTGCCTGCCGATCCATCGCAGTCACGCTCCAGAAATGAACCACCTGCTCCGGCAAGCCGCCGTTGGACTGAAGCTCCGCGAGCAGGCTGTCGTAGTCAGCGCGCTCCACCGGGTTGATATAAAACCGGCCCTCGTCCTTCTTGGCAAACCGTTTGCCGATCGAGACGGTCACGACCCTGGCACCCTTCAGCCGCTCCACGAAGCGCTGCCCGAGCCCGGTCTCATCCAAAAAAACCAGCCAGGAGGCGGAGGCCGCCATGCCCTCGGAAACACTCGCGTTGATCGCCGGCTTCCAGGAAGGCAGATAAAACCAGTCCGCGATGGCAGGCCGCTTGCGCAGATGCTTTTTCTGCTGGCTCGAGATCGACTGGCCAGGCTCCACCCAGAATCGCTCGTGCTCGAAAGGATAGGTGGGCAAGGAGACCCGGCGGCGAGTCTGTTCGCCATAGAAGCGGGACCAATCGAGCTTCAGCCCGCTCATCCACAGCCGTCCATACGTCGTCAACAGGAAGGCCACATCCGAGCCCTCCTCCTTCGGGTGCCGCAGGGTCGAGAGCGAAGCGGAAACCAGCTTGCCAAACTGTTGCTTGGACAGGCTGCTCAACGTGCGGCCGGGACCGATCTCCAAGAGCAGACGCCCTGGCTCCTTCAAAAGCTCGGCCATGCCGTCGGCAAATCGGACGGTGTGTCGCAAATGCTTAACCCAATAGGCCGGATCGGTCGCCTGGGCGGCAGTGATCCAAGTTCCCGTCAAATTGGAAATGTAAGGCTGGACGGGAGGCTTGAACCGGATGGAAGAGCAGAAACGCTCAAACTCGCCCAGGATCGGCTCAAGCATGCTGGAATGCGCCGCCACGTTGATGTGGATCCGCGTGCATTCAATTTCTCGCTCCACCAACGCCCGCTCCACCGCGGCGATCGCTCCGACCGGTCCGGACACCACGCTGAGCGAGGGCCCGTTGATGGCCGCGAACGAAAGCTCCGGCCCCATGAATTTGCGCGCCTCCGCCTCGGGCAGCGGAACGCTGAGCATCCCACCCTCGGGCAGCTTCTCAAAGAGACGTCCCCGCAAGGTCACTAGCGCCATGCCATCCTGATAGGAGAAGACTCCGGCGAGGCAGGCCACGACATACTCGCCCATGCTGTGGCCGATCATGGCCGCAGGACTCACCCCCCAGGACATGAGCAACTTGGCCAGCGCATACTCGGTCGCAAACAGCGTCGGAAGGGCCAGGGAAGGCTTTTCCAGCTCCTTGGTGGCGGCCTCCGCCTGCCCCGGCGGAGGGAACATCAGCGTTCTAAGGTCGATGCCCAGCTGCGGCTTGATGTAGTTCAGGCATTCATCGATGGCCTGCGAATAGACCGGCTCGGTCTCGTAAAGATCGCGGCCCATGGTGGCGTACTGGGCTCCGCCCCCAGGGAACATGAACACCACCGAGGCATTCCCCTTCGGCAGGGCCTGGGTCACCATCCGCTTGGAGTCGGCCCCGCCCAGCGTTGCCAGAGCATCCTCACGACCACTGCAAACCACCACCCGCCGCTGCTCAAAGCCCTTCCGTCCCACCGCCAGGGTGTAGGCAACATCGGCCAGATTGTCGGCAGGATGCTCGCGCAGATGGTTGGCCAGGTTGAGGGTGGCGGCATCCAGCGCCGCCGAGCTTCGCGCCGACAGGAGCAGCAGCTGCCAGGTGCGACCGGGGCTGCTGGCCGCGGGCTCAGGGGCCTGCTCCAGAATCACATGCGCGTTGGTTCCTCCGGCGCCGAGAGCGGTGACGCCCGCGCGCCGGGGTCGCCCGCTCCGAACCCAGGGAGTCAGCTTCGTGTTAACAAAGAAGGGACTATTGGCAAAATCGATCTGCGGGTTCGGCGCTGAGTAGTTCAGGCTGGCCGGGATCAACCCGTTCTTGAGGGACAGCACCGTCTTGATGAAACCGGCTACACCTGAGGTTTCACCCAAATGCCCGATGTTTGATTTGAGCGAACCGATCGCACAGAACCCGGTCTTGTCGGTGAAGTTGCGATAGGCCTGGGTGATCGCGCTGATCTCGATCGGATCCCCGACCATCGTCCCCGTCCCATGACACTCGACGTAGTCAATGGTGGCCGGGTCCACACCGGAAAGCGTGATCGCCTCCGTGATGGCTTTGGCCTGCCCCTCGACGCTGGGGGCCAGATAGCCAACCTTCATCGCGCCGTCGTTGTTGATGGCAGTCCCCTTGATCACCGCGAGCACGTTGTCCCCATCGGCCAGGGCATCGTCGAGCCGTTTCAAGACAACGATGCCCACCCCGCTGCCGAAGATGGTCCCCTTGGATTCCGCATCGAACGCGCGGCAATGCCCATCGGGAGACATGATCTCACCCTCGCTGAAGACATACCCTCGGATCTGCGGAAGCAGAATCGTGACGCCGCCGGCCATCGCCATGTCGCACTCCCCGGTAAGGAGGCTCTGGACCGCCAGATGGATCGCGACCAGCGAGGACGAGCAAGCCGTCTGCACGTTGATGCTCGGCCCGTTCAGATTCATCTCATACGAGACGCGGGTCGCCAGAAAGTCCTTGTCGTTGCCCGCGTGTCGCACCATGAAATCGCCGAGCGACTTCATCAGGTCGGGATTGGAGATGAGATTGTACATCATGTACAAATTCATCCCGGAGGCACCGAACACACCGACCCCGTTTCCGTGAGTCTCCACGTTGTAGCCCGCGTCCTCCATGGCAGCCCAGGCGACCTCCAGGAAGAACCGGTGCTGCGGATCCATGACCGCGGCGTCGCGGGGGCTAAATCCGAAAAAGCCGGCATCGAACTGATCGACCCCGTCCAAAGTCGGGCAGGCCTTCACATAGGCGGGGTCGAGCAGCAAATCGGGAGATTCTCCCGCGGCCAACAGTTCTTCTTCGGTGAAGAAGCGGACCGATTCGACGCCGTCGCGAAGGTTTTTCCAAAGTTGGGCGACATCCCGGGCGCCGGGCAACCGTGATGCCATGCCGATCACGGCGATCTCGTTCCCCGAAGCTGCTCTGGATGCTGATTCGTGAGCCATACGTGCTAAACGGTTCGACTCGCCTGGCGTTGCTGGCGGCGACGAGACAGGGCGTCCTTACGCGCTTCCCCTCGATCCTGGCTCTGCTGGAGTTTCTGAGCCTCGCCCTGCCCGGCCTCGTCGATATGCGCCGCCAAGGCGCTGACGGTCGGGAATCGGAACATGTCCACCAAAGGCACGTTCTTGCCTAACGCTTGCCGAAGTAAATGATTTGCCTGAACCATCATCAGGGAGTTGGCTCCCAGGTCAAAAAAGTTGTCCGAGGCTCCTACCTGCTCGAGCTTAAGCAGATCTTGCCAAACCTTCGAGATGATTTTCTCCGAGTCGCTGGACGGGGCCAGATAGGCGGTGGCCGACTCGGGTCGGGAATGTTCCGGCTCGGGCAACGCCGCCCGGTTGATCTTGCCGTTCGGGGTCAGGGGCAGTCGCTCGAGCACGACAAAGGCGCTGGGCACCATGTAGGCGGGCAGCTTGCCGCGCAGATAGCTGGCCAGCTCGGAAGGCAGGCTCTTGGCCGGCGTGGCGCTCGCGCCCACCCGGTTGACATAGTCGGTCCACGGCCTTTCCGGCCCCGGATCCAACGCGGCGCGACCGGGCGAAGCCTTCTTCCGATGCCGAAAGGCCGCGTCGTAAGCATCGAGCCGCCCCTCGGCGTTCCAGCTCAACTCCACCTCGTAGTCGTCGGCAAGCTTCCACAGCTGCTCGGGGTCGATTCCGCTCACGGGCTGGGAATCCAGCAGAGCCCTCAGCTCGCCCACCGTGGCCGGTGCCGATCCCTTTTCCAGTAACTCGACCGCTTTCACTTCCCGACTCAGTCGCGGATTGGGCAGCCCCCGAAGGGTCAGAACCGGAGGCTCAGCCGCCAGCAGGTCGCGAACGCCGGCCAGAGCCAGCTGCTCAGCTCGGATGACATTGGCTTCCGCGCCGCCCGAGGCGGGGGCTGATCCGATCTCGAGCACCACATCATAACGGAAGCGCGTGACTTCGTTGAGGGACTCCCCTCGCTTGAGCTGCTGCACCACCCGGGTGATCTGAGGAATTCGACGGCTCAAGGCGCGGAACAAATCCGCATGGATCAACATCTCGCTCTCGCGCTCACGGCGTTTGGCAATGCGCTGCTTGAGCTCCGCCGTGCTTAGATGATCGGGCGCCTGATACAGCTCGATGTCGGTGAGGAAGGCAGTCAGCAAAGGAAGGCTGCGCAGATCCCCGAGGAAAATGCGTCCCCCGGGAGCCACCAGCGTTGCCACCTGCTCGAGCACCCGGCAGAGATACTCCACGCCAGGAAAATACTGCACCACCGAGTTGATGACGACGGTGTCGAACGACCCGGCGCCGAACTCCGGCAGCTGATCCGCCTTGCCCTGATGCAGCTCCACCTGAGCCAACGGGCGAACTTGCAATGCGCGCCGGATGTTCTCGATCGCGGTCGCCGCGAAATCCACGCCCACGTAACGTTCGCACTGGGGGGCAATCCGGAAGAGGAGCAGGCCGCTTCCGCAGCCAATCTCCAGAACACGTTTCGGCTTCAGGGACAGAATCCGTTCGACTCCCCGGTCCACCCACTCGCGCATTTCGGTCGGCGGAATGGGGGCGCCTGTGTAGCTGCTGTCCCATCCCACCAGGTCGAAGGTAGGATCGAGGGGCAGGGCCTCATTGTCCCCGGTCCGATGATAGGTCTCTGTCCAAAGATGCTGCCAGTGTTCTGCGCCGGCGACAGTGGCGGCGCCGCCGCCGGACCCGGCTGCCTCAGGAACGGTGTAGGCAACCAATCGCTGATCCCCGGGCGTGTCCTCGCGGGCGATCACCACGCACTCCCGCACCAGGGGATGATGATTCAGCACCGTCTCGATCTCGCCCAACTCGATCCGATGGCCTCGGATTTTGACTTGATGATCCAAGCGGCCGAGGTACTCGACCTGGCCATCCTCGCGATAGCGGGCCAGATCGCCGGTCCGATACAGCCTCTCTCCGGCAACCGCGGCGAATGGATTGGGAACAAATCTCTGGTCCGTCAGCTCCGGGCGGTTCAGATAACCGCGAACGACCCCGGCTCCACCGATCAGCAGCTCCCCCGGGACACCCACCGGCACGAGCTGGAGGTTTCGATCCACGATGAAAACCTGCGTGTTGACCAGCGGCCGTCCGATCGTGATGGCGTCGGACCGCGTCACGCGAACCGAAGTCGACCATACGGTGGTCTCGGTCGGGCCGTACATGTTGATCAGCTCCCCTTCCATGACCCGCAACAGCTGTTCCGCCAAGGTGGGAGGAAGGGCCTCTCCGCCCAGCAGCAGTTTCTTGATGGGGCGGAGGGCTTCCAGCGAGCCAGGGTTGATCGCCAGGATCGATGCCAAGGAGGGCGTGCACTGGAAATGGGTGACGCCATGCCGGCTGATCAGCGCCGGGATGCTGTAGTCTCCTTCCAGCCCTTCTTCGATCTCCGCGAGGCTGGGGTTGCTCAGCTCCCGCAGCCGGTTGAGATGAGTCAGGGCCGAAAGCGCATCGGCCGAAGGCACACCGAAGTCAATCAGGCAGGCCAGTTCGTCCGCCCCCATCGCCTTCAACCGATCCACAATCGCGAGCGCACTCTCCGGGGTTCCGAACAGACCTGCAGTCTCAAAATAGCGATCGAAGGCATGGTCGAGCAGGGCGTCCATGTCCTCGGGGGTGAAGTTGTCGAGATCCAGCTTCATGTCGCCGCCGACAGCTTTCTTCGAAGGCTGACGGAAAGCGGGAAAAGCCCAGGGCGCGATCTTGGTCAGGTCAAAGGCGCTCTTGAGGTAATTGCAAAGGGGCTGCTTGACCTTGACCCGCACCGCCTCGAGGTCGTCCCCAATGTGCGTGTGCAGCATCACCGAGACCAAACCCTGGCCCGGGTGTCCGTGAGCGCGCCAGGCCTCGCGATAGGCGGCGATCTTGTCCGCCAACTCCTCGATCTTTTGCCCCAGTAGGTTCGTGAGCAGGTTGAAGCCCATCTCACCGGCCATCCGGAAAGTCTCGATATTGCCGGCCGCGGTGATCCACATCGGCGGCCGGCTGCGCACGGGCGCAGGGAAGATCTTCACCGAGATCTCCTGCCCATCCCCGTTACGGACTTGCACAGCCTCGCCCCGCCACAGCTTCGAGACAGTCTCGATGCCACGGAACATCAGGTTCTTGCGATCGGCGTAGTTCTCCGGAGCGAAAGCGAAGTCGTTGGCATGCCAGCCGGAGGCAAAGGACAGTCCCACCCGGCCATTCGATAGATTGTCAACCATCGACCATTCTTCGGCCATGCGAATGGGATTGTGCAACGGAAGCACCACGCTGCCCGCCCGGATCTGGACGTTCTTGGTCACGGCGGCAATGGCGGCGCTGGTGACCGAGGGATTGGGATAGAGCCCGCCGAAGGCGTGAAAGTGTCGCTCGGGAGTCCAGATGGCGGTGAAGCCATGGGCATCCGCATACTTGGACCCTTCCAACATCAGCCAGTACCGGTTCTTGCCGGTGTTCTCCGCAGCGTCGCTGGAGAAATAGAACAAGGTGAAATCCAGCTTCCGCCTGGACGTCGACCGCTTCGGAGCCGGGCGATTCTGCTGGAACGCCTGCTCTTCGTGAACCACCACCTTGAAGCCGCGAGCCAACGTCCACGACAGCTCGAGCACATGGATATCGAAGGAGACGCTGGTCACGGCCAGCCACACTCCCGGGCTCTGCCCCTCCTGACCGAGCACCCGGTCCATTCCAGCGAAGAAGTTGAGCACGTTGCGATGCTCGATCATGACACCCTTCGGCTTGCCCGTGGAGCCGGAGGTGTAAATCACATACGCCAAATGATGCGGCTTGGCTCCGCTCAGGAAATCTCCCTCGGCCTGCTGCGAGATCGTCGGCCAATCGGTATCGAGCTTGATCACCTTGGCGCGGTGGCGAGGCAACTCGGCAGCCAATCGCTCCTGGGAAACGATCACCGACGCCTGCGAATCCTCGAGCATGTGGGCGATTCGCTCCTGGGGGTAGGCCGGATCAATGGGAAGGTACGCGCCTCCCGCCTTTTGAATTCCCAGCAGCCCCACCAACATCTCCACCGAGCGCGACACACACAGACCGACCATGGCATCGGGCCCAACCCCCAGCTCGCGCAGGTATCGGGCGAGCTGGTTCGCTCGCGCGTTCAGCTCGCGATAGGTCAAACTCTTTTCGCGAAACACCACCGCCACGGCATCCGGCGTGCGGGCAGCCTGGGCCTCGATGGCCTGATGGACACACAGGTTGGATTCATAGGCCGCGCCCGTGTTGTTCCACTCCGAAAGGATCTGACCCTGATCGGCCTGGCTCACCAATGAAAGCCGGGAAACAGGCTGATCTGGACGCGCGATGATGCTTTCCAGCAAGGTGCCAAACTGCGAGGAGATCCGGCGAACGCTGGCGTCGGAAAGAGCCAGCCGAGAATAGCTCCATCGGCAACGACGCCCATCGGCCAGAACTTGCAGGCGCAGCTTGGGTCCGGGAAGCGCGCCAGAGCTCTGATCGAGCGAATCCACCACCTCGACCTGAATGGGCAGGGCCTTTTCCAGCCCCTGCTCCCGCACCCCGGACAAGCTGGCGTGCCGGGTCAGCAGATCGCGCAGCGCAGTGCCCTTGCTGCGGACCAATTCCAACTCCCGCTGATTGGCTCGAACCAAGGAAAGGAAATCAGGATCGCCCTCGGACGCGAAGCGGAATGGCACCGCGTCCCAGAACAGGTTCTCCAGCGAGCTCACGTCCCGCTTGAGTTCAGGTAGCTGAAGCGCGAGATCGAAGACCTGTTCGCTGCCCACCCGGGACAAGTAGAGTCCGAACGCGCTCAGGATCAGCTCGGAGCCCGAAATCCCGGCCCGGCCGGCGAATTCCGCAACCTGGGAAGGAAGGTCAAGATCGAGAACACCCGTTTCCGCCGCCGCCGACCCTTCACGGCCCGCCGGCTCGAAGTAGGGAAAGGACACCGGGTGGAGCTTCTGCATCCGGCTCACCCAAAATGATTCCGATTTGCACAGCCGCGCATTGAGTGCGGTGATTCGGGACGCCAGGACGGGCTCCGGTTCCGGAAGCTTGACCCCCTGCTTGAGCTGATGCACCCGGGCAATCTCCTCGAGACAAGCCGGACGCCCACACAGGTGGAGCAACTGCCGGATCACCACGGCCCCGCCGCGGGCGGCGACGTGGATGCCGTCGGCGTCGCAGCCCAGCACGGTCCCCGGCTCTTGGGGAGACGACCGACCAGGGTCGGCCAACTCAAGGGCGGAGCAGATGTAAAACTCGGATCCGATTTGGATCTTCGCCCGTCCAAACGCATTGGCTGCCGAGCCAAAATCCATCGCTCGAACGAAGGCCTCAAGGGACTGCGGAGCTTGATCCCAGGACAAGATGGCCGCCCGATCGGGGCGCTTCCACATCGGGTTGTAGCTGCGCTGACTGTGATCCTGCTCCGTCGCAGTCCAGTTTCCCGCGATCAGCTTACCAATCAGCTCCTGAAAAGACTGCACCCCGGCCTCGAAGCATTTGGTCATCAGCGAGTGCGCCGTCTCATGCTCCGAAATATCGACCGAGCGTTGCACCAGGACCGGCCCGCCGTCGACTTTGTCGTTGATGAAGTGCCAGGTTACCCCGTGCGACGACTCGCGGTTCATCAACGCCCAGGACGCCGGATGCAGCCCGCCGTAGCGGGGCAAGAGGCTGTCATGAAAATTGATCGATCCCCGAGCGGCGGCGGCAACCGCCTCCTTCGGCATCACCCGCAGGTTGATGATACTAAACAGAAAGTCAAAAGGCTGCTTCAGCAGAACGGGGAGGTAATCCTCCTCCGGGCTGTAGACCGGGGTCCGGGCCGCGCGCGCCCACTCCACTACCTCGGAACTCAGGGCAATGATCCCCAACAACTCGAAGCCGGAAGCCATGAGGATCTCGGCGCACCGGATGGTCAGCGCCCCGTCTCCTACCAAAAAGCACTTCAGGTTCCTGCCCATGATCTCTTCTGATTGCGGTCCTTGATTCACAAAATGACGTCCCTAGACCGAAGTTTTACTACGAAGATGCTCCACAATCAATGCTGTTAAGTTAATCACAAGGAAACAAACAACATCCTTACGGGTAACAACTTACACGATAATACGAACGATGCAATCTCGGCTGAATCTTGCTCTCCTCACTACAGTTTCTAATAACCCTGAATCGTGTCAGGCCGCCTGAAAGGGACTTTAGGCATCCCCTCTCTTCCTTCGGCATAGGTACGCCTGGACACAAGAAGCCCAGACCTGTTCCACGGGGGAAGCGGACTGGTGATGAGGTTTTGGCGGCCCGTTAGCGGTGCCGCCAAAACCCGTGGAGAACTCTGAAAACTGCCTTCGGGTCGGTCCGGCCGGGGAAGAGGCTTTCCTTCCTCCCGGCGAGGGGATCAACCGCGACCAGCGGCGATGCTGATGGTCTCAGGCGAAACAGCTCCGTTGGCGGATCCGTTCAACACCGTGACGCGGGCACCCTTTTCGAAGTGCGGAGTATACTCAGGCACGGCGCGTTTCAGGAGCATCTTGCAGTGATCGCCATCGATCTCGTAGAGGAGGCCGGCGAACTCGTTCAGAATTCGACGCATTTCCTCGAGCGGAGCGGGTTGGGCGCAGAATCGCATGATCTTCGGATGAGTCGTCGGGATCAGGCTTTCTTGCTCGTGGCTCAGCTCCTCGAAGAGCTTCTCGCCCGGGCGGAGACCCACGAACTCGATCTTGATGTCCTTGTCGGGTTCGAGACCAGACAGGATGATAATCTGCCGCGCCAGGTCCACGATCTTCACCGGCTTGCCCATGTCGAGCAGGAAGACTTCCCCGCCCTGCCCTTGTGCGGCGCTCTGCAGCACGAGACCGACCGCCTCGGGAATGGTCATGAAGTAGCGAGTCATCTCCGGATCGGTAACCGTCACGGGACCGCCGCGAGCGATCTGCTCCTTAAAGATGGGGATCACGCTGCCAGAAGAACCCAGGACGTTGCCGAATCGGACCGCCATCATGCGGGTGCCACCAGGATTGGCCGCATGCAACGACTGCAGGAACATCTCAGCGAGCCGCTTGCTGGCGCCCATCACGCTGGTGGGGTTGATGGCCTTGTCGGTGGAGATCAGGACAAACCGCTCGACCTTATGAGCCACCGCCAGTTCGGCGAATTGGGCAGTGCCCAGGCTGTTGTTACGAACTGCTTCCGTCGGCTGGCTCTCCATCAGAGGCACATGCTTGTGAGCGGCCGCATGGAAGATCACCTTCGGCTTGTATTGCTCCAGGATCATGCCCATCCGGTTCAGGTCCATCAGGTCCGCGACGAGGGGGACGATCTTCTTGCCATGACCAGCGCGAGCCAGCTCCTGCTCGATGGCGAACATTTGCACCTCGGAGCGCTCCACCAGGAGCAGCAGACGCGGTCCAAACTCAGCAATCTGGCGGCACAGCTCGCTGCCGATGCTACCGCCGGCACCCGTGACCATCACGACCTGACCGGCCAGCAGAGCCTGAATGTTCTCGGTTTCCAGCTTGATGGGAGGGCGTCCCAGCAGGTCTTGGATCTCCACCGAGCGCAACTGGCTGACGTGCACCTTGCCCAAGGCCAGCTCCGACAGCGAAGGGACAGTCCGGCACGGGTATTTCGCCTGGCGCATGACGTCCAGGATCTCGCGCTTCCGCGTAGCGGAGGCGGAGGGAACGCTGATGATGATCTCGTCCAACCGAAGCCCCAGGGACTCGTCGTTCAGGAGCAATTCGGGCTTGCCGACAATTGGCAGGCCACAGACCGTCCGACCCCACTTCGACTTGTCGTCATCAAAAAACGCGACCGGCTCCAACCCGAGACCGCGCTTGTTGCGCAGTTCAGCAGCCAGCATGGCGCCGGCCTCACCAGCCCCAATGATGCCCACGCGGCGAGTTGCGGTGGGGGACTTGGAGTAGTAGGCGCGGAGGCGCTGACGGCGCAACCGCAGGGTCATGCGAATCAAGACCAGGGCCGCCAAGGAGAACAGGAAGTCCACCAGGATCATGCCCGCAGGCAGGGCGAAGGGCTCCTTGAGCTTCCAAGTTCCCAGGCCAATCACGGCTGCTGCCGTGCCCAGGGCATACGCCAAACGAAAAATATCCGGGACGCTGAAGCTGCTGGGCAGCACCCGTTGCTGCCGAAAAAGGAAAAGCAACACGAGCTTCAGGCCCACAACCCAGGCGAGAACGAGAGGAAAATGATGCAACTGCTCCGGCGGAACGCGGAAGTCAAACCGCACGAGATAGGCCATCATCAGACTGACCGAGAGTCCGATGGCGTAGGCCGTTGACAGTCCCAGCGTGCGAAACAGGCGGCCTTTCTCACCTGTAAACATAGAAGACATACTCGTCGCTTTCAAAGGGTTCAAACTTTTGATGGGCATTCCTGATTCCTGATTAACACAAGGGTCGGAACTGTTCCTTCCGCTCCTCAACTAATGTCGTCTCAGCACTCGTCTGAAGCTCCATTCCTAACCGGCAACGGAACCTCCATTGTTTCGGCCCGAGCTTCAGACAGACAGTCGATCCCTTGGGCGCTACCCCACCGGACAGACAGGCTGGGACTTAGTGGGAACTTTACCACACATCCGCCGATATGCAGCATCAAAATTATGCCGTAAAATTACGTAAAAATTAATCAGTGAAGCCACCGCCCGATCAACTCATCAATCGAGGGAACAATCCGGCAGCGCATATTGGCACTAATCAGCAGGGAGCGGATCTGTTCCACGCGTTCCGGGGTCGCGGTGGGCATGGCAATAATAATTTCATCCAGCTTACTTGTCCAGGAACCGTCCAGAATGC is a window from the Verrucomicrobiales bacterium genome containing:
- a CDS encoding polysaccharide biosynthesis protein, producing MSSMFTGEKGRLFRTLGLSTAYAIGLSVSLMMAYLVRFDFRVPPEQLHHFPLVLAWVVGLKLVLLFLFRQQRVLPSSFSVPDIFRLAYALGTAAAVIGLGTWKLKEPFALPAGMILVDFLFSLAALVLIRMTLRLRRQRLRAYYSKSPTATRRVGIIGAGEAGAMLAAELRNKRGLGLEPVAFFDDDKSKWGRTVCGLPIVGKPELLLNDESLGLRLDEIIISVPSASATRKREILDVMRQAKYPCRTVPSLSELALGKVHVSQLRSVEIQDLLGRPPIKLETENIQALLAGQVVMVTGAGGSIGSELCRQIAEFGPRLLLLVERSEVQMFAIEQELARAGHGKKIVPLVADLMDLNRMGMILEQYKPKVIFHAAAHKHVPLMESQPTEAVRNNSLGTAQFAELAVAHKVERFVLISTDKAINPTSVMGASKRLAEMFLQSLHAANPGGTRMMAVRFGNVLGSSGSVIPIFKEQIARGGPVTVTDPEMTRYFMTIPEAVGLVLQSAAQGQGGEVFLLDMGKPVKIVDLARQIIILSGLEPDKDIKIEFVGLRPGEKLFEELSHEQESLIPTTHPKIMRFCAQPAPLEEMRRILNEFAGLLYEIDGDHCKMLLKRAVPEYTPHFEKGARVTVLNGSANGAVSPETISIAAGRG